A window of Pseudocalidococcus azoricus BACA0444 contains these coding sequences:
- a CDS encoding TVP38/TMEM64 family protein, whose product MSHPTMQRLLEIWSRLSRNPKFWLLVGLGIVLGIALAGPLRWLFDYEALVAMIRSWGPWAVVLFVGLFALSTVVGLPATFFPIAGGAIFGLVWGSVWALTGATVGAMGAFWLARYLLHGWAERKFGNHKYVTKFNQAVQANPISFVLAVRLAPFSPFSFVNFLFGLTSIDTWSYGLGTFVGLIPSIVLYTWFGVAGDQLAVSGNPMPIILVSLGLVLLSVLPILWKQLRRQQSSKS is encoded by the coding sequence ATGAGTCACCCTACAATGCAACGCCTTTTAGAGATCTGGTCAAGGCTATCCCGAAATCCCAAGTTTTGGCTTTTGGTGGGGCTAGGGATTGTCTTAGGTATCGCTCTGGCCGGGCCGTTGCGCTGGTTATTTGACTATGAAGCTTTGGTGGCGATGATCCGCAGTTGGGGGCCTTGGGCCGTTGTCCTGTTTGTGGGCCTATTTGCCCTATCCACAGTTGTGGGTTTGCCAGCGACATTCTTTCCCATTGCGGGAGGGGCAATTTTTGGCCTGGTTTGGGGGAGTGTTTGGGCCTTGACGGGGGCCACAGTGGGGGCGATGGGGGCGTTTTGGTTGGCTCGCTACTTGTTACATGGCTGGGCAGAGCGGAAATTTGGCAACCATAAGTATGTGACGAAGTTTAACCAGGCCGTCCAGGCTAACCCGATCTCCTTTGTCCTGGCTGTCCGTCTAGCTCCCTTTTCACCCTTTAGCTTTGTCAATTTTTTGTTTGGACTGACATCCATTGACACTTGGAGCTATGGCCTGGGTACGTTTGTTGGCTTGATTCCGAGTATTGTTCTCTATACCTGGTTTGGGGTGGCGGGAGATCAGTTGGCAGTCAGTGGCAATCCGATGCCGATTATTTTGGTCAGTCTTGGCCTGGTGCTATTGTCCGTCTTACCCATCCTTTGGAAACAGTTACGGAGGCAGCAAAGCTCTAAATCCTAG